The Streptomyces sp. Alt3 genome has a segment encoding these proteins:
- a CDS encoding DUF3039 domain-containing protein — MSTLEPERGAGTGTLVEPTPQVSNGDGDHERYAHYVQKDKIMASALEGTPVVALCGKVWVPGRDPKKYPVCPMCKEIYESMGAGGDKDKGKGGKDSGKK, encoded by the coding sequence GGTACGGGGACCCTCGTAGAGCCGACGCCGCAGGTGTCGAACGGCGACGGTGACCACGAGCGCTACGCCCATTACGTCCAGAAGGACAAGATCATGGCGAGCGCCCTGGAGGGCACTCCCGTGGTGGCACTCTGCGGCAAGGTCTGGGTCCCGGGGCGCGACCCGAAGAAGTACCCGGTCTGTCCCATGTGCAAGGAGATCTACGAGTCCATGGGCGCCGGTGGCGACAAGGACAAGGGCAAGGGCGGCAAGGACAGCGGTAAGAAGTAG
- a CDS encoding extracellular solute-binding protein: MKLSARIAAPAAALVLAGLTATACAPQTSDTSSEGDKKTGTLRVWLFQEVGNKPKQKVVDAAVADFEKSHEGAEVEVEYIPVDTRAQRIKAAFNDPKSAPDLIEYGNTDTAGYVKDGGLADISKEFAAWDEAKDTDPTAKQSVTVDGSVYGAPLFVGVRALYYRTDVLDELGIEPPKSQAELISTAKKIHKEKPDLYGLAVGGAYTYGAMPFIWAQGGELADETGVTYRSAINSAKARKGIEAYTSLFGDDNCPAAKCAAMGGNATVTAFASGKAAMAIGGDFSHAAVKAGTVKGKYAVVPLPGVKEGSIAPAFAGGNNIGVLKSSSHRTLAVDLMKSLTGKKTQAEMFDAMGFLPTYTDVLESVAEKEPFVGPFVNTLGAGAKFVPASPAWGQIDASLVLPTMFQEIVSGRKDVAAASDDAAKKMDTAFAEAG; this comes from the coding sequence ATGAAGCTTTCTGCCCGAATTGCCGCGCCGGCCGCGGCTCTTGTGCTCGCCGGCCTCACCGCCACCGCCTGCGCGCCGCAGACCTCCGACACCAGTTCCGAGGGCGACAAGAAGACCGGGACGCTCCGCGTCTGGCTCTTCCAGGAGGTCGGCAACAAGCCCAAGCAGAAGGTCGTCGACGCCGCGGTCGCCGACTTCGAGAAGTCCCACGAGGGCGCGGAGGTCGAGGTCGAGTACATACCCGTCGACACCCGGGCCCAGCGCATCAAGGCCGCCTTCAACGACCCGAAGAGCGCCCCCGACCTCATCGAGTACGGGAACACCGACACCGCCGGCTACGTGAAGGACGGCGGTCTGGCCGACATCAGCAAGGAGTTCGCGGCCTGGGACGAGGCCAAGGACACCGACCCGACGGCCAAGCAGTCCGTGACGGTGGACGGTTCGGTGTACGGGGCGCCGCTCTTCGTCGGCGTACGGGCGCTGTACTACCGCACCGACGTCCTGGACGAGCTCGGCATCGAGCCCCCGAAGTCCCAGGCCGAGCTGATCTCCACCGCCAAGAAGATCCACAAGGAGAAGCCGGACCTCTACGGCCTCGCGGTGGGCGGCGCGTACACCTACGGCGCCATGCCGTTCATCTGGGCGCAGGGCGGCGAACTCGCCGACGAGACCGGGGTCACCTACCGGTCCGCGATCAACAGCGCGAAGGCCCGCAAGGGCATCGAGGCGTACACCTCGCTGTTCGGCGACGACAACTGTCCGGCGGCCAAGTGCGCGGCCATGGGCGGCAACGCGACCGTCACCGCCTTCGCCTCCGGCAAGGCGGCCATGGCGATCGGCGGCGACTTCAGCCACGCCGCCGTCAAGGCCGGCACGGTGAAGGGCAAGTACGCGGTCGTGCCGCTGCCCGGCGTGAAGGAGGGCTCGATCGCCCCCGCGTTCGCCGGCGGCAACAACATCGGTGTCCTGAAGAGCAGTTCGCACCGCACCCTCGCCGTCGACCTCATGAAGTCGCTGACCGGCAAGAAGACGCAGGCCGAGATGTTCGACGCCATGGGCTTCCTGCCGACGTACACCGACGTACTGGAATCCGTCGCGGAGAAGGAGCCCTTCGTCGGCCCCTTCGTCAACACGCTCGGCGCGGGCGCGAAGTTCGTCCCGGCCTCACCGGCCTGGGGCCAGATCGACGCCTCGCTGGTCCTGCCGACCATGTTCCAGGAGATCGTCAGCGGCCGTAAGGACGTGGCCGCCGCCTCGGACGACGCGGCGAAGAAGATGGACACGGCGTTCGCCGAAGCGGGCTGA
- a CDS encoding carbohydrate ABC transporter permease, producing MTADTTTLRKTPGRPGAGGVTTRPPRRRPASPARRSGWTPWLYLLPALVLLGGLLVYPIYQLGLISFLEYTQAQVSGGEPATFQGFGNYATLFGDSQFWQVLLATVVFAAACVLTTLFVGCALAVLLTRIRAVPRLALMMAALGAWATPAITGSTVWVFLFDPDFGPVNKVLGLGDFSWTYGRYSAFALVLLEVLWCSFPFVMVTVYAGIRAIPTEVLEAASLDGASQWRIWRSVMAPMLRPILIVVTIQSVIWDFKVFTQIYVMTNGGGIAGQNLVLNVYAYQKAFASSQYSLGSAIGVVMLVILLAVTLVYLRLVRRQGEEL from the coding sequence ATGACCGCGGACACCACGACACTCCGCAAGACCCCCGGGCGGCCCGGGGCGGGCGGGGTCACGACCCGCCCGCCCCGGCGCCGCCCGGCGTCCCCGGCACGGCGCTCCGGCTGGACCCCCTGGCTCTACCTGCTGCCCGCGCTCGTCCTGCTCGGCGGACTCCTCGTCTACCCGATCTACCAGCTGGGTCTGATCTCCTTCCTGGAGTACACCCAGGCCCAGGTCAGCGGCGGTGAACCGGCCACCTTCCAGGGCTTCGGCAACTACGCCACGCTCTTCGGTGACAGCCAGTTCTGGCAGGTGCTCCTCGCGACCGTGGTCTTCGCCGCGGCCTGCGTGCTCACCACCCTGTTCGTCGGCTGCGCCCTGGCCGTCCTGCTGACCCGGATCCGCGCCGTGCCCCGGCTCGCCCTCATGATGGCCGCGCTGGGCGCCTGGGCGACGCCGGCGATCACCGGGTCGACCGTCTGGGTCTTCCTCTTCGACCCGGACTTCGGCCCGGTCAACAAGGTGCTGGGACTCGGCGACTTCTCCTGGACGTACGGTCGCTACAGCGCCTTCGCCCTGGTGCTCCTCGAAGTGCTCTGGTGCTCCTTCCCGTTCGTGATGGTCACCGTGTACGCCGGCATCCGCGCGATCCCCACCGAGGTGCTGGAGGCGGCCTCGCTCGACGGTGCCTCGCAGTGGCGGATCTGGCGGTCGGTCATGGCGCCGATGCTGCGGCCCATCCTGATCGTCGTCACCATCCAGTCGGTCATCTGGGACTTCAAGGTCTTCACCCAGATCTACGTCATGACCAACGGCGGCGGCATCGCCGGCCAGAACCTGGTGCTCAACGTGTACGCGTACCAGAAGGCGTTCGCGTCCTCGCAGTACAGCCTCGGATCGGCGATCGGCGTCGTGATGCTGGTGATCCTGCTGGCCGTGACGCTGGTCTACCTGCGCCTGGTGCGGCGCCAGGGGGAGGAACTGTGA